A portion of the Blautia hansenii DSM 20583 genome contains these proteins:
- the dxr gene encoding 1-deoxy-D-xylulose-5-phosphate reductoisomerase — protein sequence MKKIAILGSTGSIGTQTLDIVSKNDDLQVVGIAAGRNIDLLEKQIRQFSPRLAAVGDEKKAQELKLRVQDTDCKIVGGMEGLIELAVMEEAEILVTAIVGMIGICPTVAAICAGKHIALANKETLVTAGHIIMPLAKEHNVKILPVDSEHSAIFQALNGENPKTIEKLLITASGGPFRGKKTEELKNMRVEDALKHPNWAMGQKITIDSATLVNKGLEVMEAKWLFDVDLDRIQVVVQPQSVIHSMIEFKDGSIMAQLGTPDMRLPIQYALYEGERKYLDGERLDFAKLASITFENPDMETFKGLPLAMQASKTGGSMPTVFNAANEKAVALFLNRKIGFLDIYEIIENAMNEHELILNPTIEEILNIEQDIYKRIEGRW from the coding sequence ATGAAGAAAATTGCAATTTTAGGTTCAACAGGTTCCATAGGAACACAAACCCTTGATATTGTCAGCAAAAATGATGATTTGCAGGTGGTAGGAATTGCTGCGGGAAGAAATATTGATTTGCTGGAGAAGCAAATCCGTCAGTTTTCTCCAAGGCTGGCAGCGGTGGGAGATGAAAAGAAAGCGCAGGAATTAAAGCTTCGTGTACAGGACACTGACTGCAAAATAGTAGGCGGAATGGAAGGTTTAATTGAGCTGGCGGTTATGGAGGAAGCGGAAATTCTGGTGACCGCCATTGTGGGGATGATTGGAATATGTCCTACGGTTGCCGCTATTTGTGCAGGAAAGCATATTGCTCTTGCAAACAAAGAAACCCTTGTAACAGCAGGGCATATTATTATGCCTCTTGCAAAAGAGCACAATGTGAAAATTTTACCGGTTGACAGCGAGCACAGTGCAATTTTTCAGGCGTTAAACGGAGAAAATCCAAAAACCATTGAAAAACTGCTGATTACTGCTTCCGGCGGCCCTTTCCGTGGAAAGAAAACAGAAGAATTGAAAAATATGCGTGTAGAAGATGCTTTAAAGCATCCTAATTGGGCTATGGGACAGAAAATTACTATTGATTCTGCTACTTTAGTAAATAAAGGGTTGGAAGTCATGGAAGCAAAATGGTTATTTGATGTGGATTTGGATAGAATACAAGTAGTCGTACAGCCACAAAGTGTTATTCATTCTATGATTGAATTTAAAGATGGAAGTATTATGGCACAGCTTGGTACACCTGATATGCGTCTGCCTATTCAGTATGCTTTATATGAAGGTGAGCGTAAATATTTAGATGGGGAACGTTTGGACTTTGCAAAGCTGGCATCCATTACTTTTGAAAATCCTGATATGGAGACCTTTAAAGGACTGCCGTTAGCAATGCAGGCATCGAAAACAGGAGGCTCCATGCCCACTGTTTTTAACGCAGCCAATGAAAAAGCAGTGGCATTGTTTTTAAATCGAAAAATCGGATTTTTAGATATCTATGAAATTATTGAGAATGCCATGAATGAGCATGAATTAATTTTAAATCCTACGATTGAAGAAATTTTGAATATTGAACAAGACATATATAAGAGAATTGAGGGCAGGTGGTAA
- a CDS encoding phosphatidate cytidylyltransferase, producing MFKTRLLSGIVLVAIAVASVAAGGPILFAVLLAISLIGVGELYRAMEVHQKGFGALEIAGYVGTVLYYLSLLWVKTDEFSMMILLFALVLIMCVYVFTYPKYRAEQIMAALFGIFYVAVMLSYIYKTRTLEGGAWLVGLIFLSSWGSDTCAYCVGMLIGKHKMAPVLSPKKSVEGGVGGVLGAALLGALYALLISGVNQADGHTPLMYAVICAVGALISMVGDLAASAIKRNKEIKDYGKLIPGHGGVLDRFDSVIFTAPFIYFLASVLI from the coding sequence ATGTTTAAGACAAGACTTTTAAGTGGAATTGTTCTTGTGGCGATTGCAGTCGCTTCTGTTGCCGCAGGAGGTCCTATATTATTTGCTGTGCTTCTGGCAATTTCATTAATCGGAGTAGGAGAGCTGTATCGTGCCATGGAGGTGCACCAGAAGGGCTTTGGGGCATTGGAAATCGCAGGGTATGTAGGAACGGTTTTGTATTACCTTTCACTGCTTTGGGTAAAAACAGATGAATTTTCCATGATGATTTTACTGTTTGCCCTTGTACTCATTATGTGTGTCTATGTGTTTACGTATCCAAAATATAGAGCAGAACAGATTATGGCAGCCTTATTCGGCATTTTCTATGTTGCGGTTATGCTGTCCTATATTTATAAAACGAGAACCTTAGAGGGCGGTGCATGGCTGGTAGGCTTGATTTTCTTAAGCTCTTGGGGGAGCGATACCTGTGCCTACTGTGTGGGAATGTTAATCGGAAAGCATAAAATGGCGCCGGTATTAAGTCCGAAAAAATCCGTTGAAGGCGGTGTAGGCGGTGTGTTAGGCGCAGCGCTTTTGGGAGCGCTCTATGCACTTTTGATTTCCGGTGTCAATCAGGCAGACGGTCATACTCCATTGATGTATGCAGTGATTTGTGCGGTAGGTGCGCTGATTTCCATGGTAGGAGATTTGGCGGCATCTGCCATTAAGAGAAATAAGGAAATAAAAGATTACGGAAAACTTATTCCGGGGCACGGCGGTGTTTTGGACCGTTTTGACAGTGTTATTTTTACAGCTCCGTTTATTTATTTCCTTGCCAGTGTTTTAATATAA
- a CDS encoding isoprenyl transferase: MTIPRHVAIILDGNGRWAKAKGMPRTYGHIKGCENLEKICGIAKDLGVKYLTVYAFSTENWKRSKEEVDGLMKLFRNYMKRCIQISRDNKMCVRVIGDPSMFDADLQQKIKELEEYSSQFDELHFQIALNYGSRDEIKRAMVRMAEDVEKGVLLPQQITEDVISDYLDTRALPDPDLLIRTSGEERLSNFLMWQLAYTEFYFTDVAWPDFDKKEFEKAIDKFNHRDRRYGGVKEE, encoded by the coding sequence ATGACAATTCCCAGACATGTGGCAATTATTTTAGACGGAAACGGAAGATGGGCGAAAGCAAAGGGAATGCCCAGAACCTACGGACATATTAAGGGATGCGAAAATCTGGAGAAAATTTGCGGTATTGCCAAGGATTTAGGCGTAAAATATTTGACAGTATATGCTTTTTCCACAGAGAACTGGAAGCGTTCAAAAGAAGAAGTGGACGGTCTTATGAAGCTGTTTCGGAACTATATGAAGCGCTGTATTCAGATTTCAAGAGATAATAAAATGTGTGTACGTGTCATTGGTGACCCAAGTATGTTTGATGCAGATTTACAGCAAAAAATCAAAGAGCTGGAGGAATATTCCAGCCAGTTTGACGAGCTGCATTTTCAAATTGCTTTAAATTACGGAAGCAGAGATGAAATCAAAAGAGCCATGGTAAGGATGGCGGAGGATGTGGAAAAAGGAGTTCTTCTCCCTCAGCAGATTACGGAGGATGTGATTTCTGATTACTTGGACACAAGGGCACTTCCCGACCCTGATTTGCTAATTCGAACAAGCGGCGAAGAAAGGCTTTCAAACTTTTTAATGTGGCAGCTTGCTTATACAGAGTTTTACTTTACCGATGTGGCATGGCCGGATTTTGATAAAAAGGAATTTGAAAAAGCCATTGATAAATTCAATCACAGAGACCGCAGATACGGTGGCGTAAAGGAGGAGTAG
- the frr gene encoding ribosome recycling factor → MATDERIQVYEHKMTKTLEGLTKELVTIRAGRANPHILDKLTVDYYGTPTPLQQVANITVPEARMIQIQPWEASLIKEISKAILSSDLNLNPNSDGKIIRLVLPELTEERRKELVKDVKKKGEAAKVAVRNVRRDANDAFKKLAKQDVSEDEIKELEEQIQKITDKFVKEIEKAVEEKSKEILTV, encoded by the coding sequence ATGGCAACAGATGAGAGAATTCAGGTATATGAACACAAAATGACAAAGACTTTGGAAGGTCTTACAAAGGAACTGGTTACCATTCGTGCAGGACGTGCAAATCCGCATATTTTAGATAAACTTACCGTAGACTATTATGGAACACCGACACCGCTTCAGCAGGTGGCAAATATTACAGTTCCGGAAGCTAGAATGATCCAAATTCAGCCTTGGGAAGCATCCTTGATTAAAGAAATCAGTAAAGCAATTTTATCTTCTGATTTGAACTTAAATCCAAACAGTGACGGTAAAATCATTCGTCTGGTACTTCCGGAGCTGACAGAAGAGCGCAGAAAAGAACTGGTAAAGGATGTTAAGAAAAAAGGCGAAGCAGCGAAGGTTGCAGTTCGTAATGTGCGCCGTGATGCCAATGATGCTTTTAAAAAGCTGGCAAAGCAGGATGTATCTGAAGATGAAATTAAAGAATTAGAAGAGCAAATTCAGAAAATCACAGATAAGTTTGTGAAAGAAATCGAAAAAGCAGTGGAAGAAAAGTCAAAAGAAATTCTGACTGTATAA
- the pyrH gene encoding UMP kinase encodes MKRILLKLSGEALAGPKKTGFDEATVMEVAKQVKVLVEEGVQVGIVIGGGNFWRGRTSENIDRTKADQIGMLATVMNCIYVSEIFRAAGMKTSVLTPFECGAFTKLFSKDRANKYFEKGMVVFMAGGTGHPYFSTDTATVLRAIEIEAETIFLAKAVDGVYDSDPKTNPNAKKYDEVHIQEVIDKKLAVVDMTASIMCMENKMPMLVFGLNEENSIVNTAHGKFTGTKVLV; translated from the coding sequence ATGAAACGAATTTTATTGAAATTAAGTGGAGAAGCTTTGGCAGGACCGAAAAAAACAGGTTTTGACGAAGCTACCGTTATGGAAGTTGCAAAACAGGTAAAGGTACTTGTAGAAGAAGGCGTTCAGGTTGGTATTGTAATCGGAGGAGGAAACTTCTGGAGAGGACGTACCAGTGAGAACATCGACAGAACAAAGGCAGACCAGATTGGTATGCTGGCAACAGTTATGAACTGTATTTATGTTTCTGAAATTTTCCGTGCAGCAGGAATGAAGACAAGTGTGCTCACACCATTTGAGTGCGGTGCTTTCACAAAGCTGTTTTCCAAAGACCGTGCAAACAAATACTTTGAAAAAGGCATGGTTGTATTTATGGCAGGGGGAACAGGACATCCTTATTTCTCAACAGATACAGCTACGGTACTTCGTGCCATTGAAATCGAAGCAGAGACTATTTTCCTTGCAAAAGCTGTTGACGGCGTTTATGACAGCGACCCGAAAACAAACCCCAATGCAAAGAAATATGATGAGGTTCACATTCAGGAGGTCATTGACAAGAAACTGGCAGTTGTAGATATGACAGCTTCTATTATGTGTATGGAAAATAAAATGCCAATGTTGGTATTCGGTTTAAATGAAGAAAACAGCATTGTGAATACTGCTCATGGTAAATTCACAGGTACAAAGGTGCTTGTATAG
- a CDS encoding sodium-dependent transporter has translation MEREKFSSRIGFILISAGCAIGLGNVWRFPYITGKYGGAAFVLIYLFFLLVLGLPIMVMEFSVGRASQKSIATSFNVLEPKGTKWHIYRYFGMAGNYLLMMFYTTIGGWMLAYFVKMIKGDFAGLNPDGVGAEFAKLTTDMPTMIFWMAVIVVIGFLVCSMGLQSGVERINKIMMVVLLGLMVVLAINSCLLPGASEGLKFYLLPDFRKLIDAGISEVVFAAMGQAFFTLSLGIGALAIFGSYIGKERKLTGEAINITILDTSVALIAGLIIFPACFAFDINPGEGPGLVFVTLPNVFNEMKGGRLWGSLFFLFMTFAALSTIIAVFQNIISFAQDLWNWSLKKAVLINGVAIFVLSLPCIFGMTIWSDFTILGKQIMDLEDFLVSNNMLPLGSLVYLLFCVNKYGWGWENFLKEANTGAGISFPKKMRVYLTFVLPIVVFYIFIQGYWSLFAGLK, from the coding sequence ATGGAAAGAGAAAAATTTTCTTCAAGGATTGGTTTTATCCTGATTTCAGCAGGTTGTGCCATTGGACTCGGAAATGTATGGAGATTTCCTTATATCACGGGAAAATACGGCGGTGCGGCATTTGTGCTGATTTATTTATTCTTTTTGCTTGTTTTAGGACTTCCGATTATGGTAATGGAATTTTCCGTGGGAAGAGCAAGCCAGAAAAGTATTGCAACATCTTTTAACGTTCTTGAACCAAAAGGAACAAAGTGGCATATTTACCGTTACTTTGGTATGGCGGGAAATTATCTTTTAATGATGTTTTATACTACCATTGGCGGCTGGATGCTGGCATATTTTGTAAAGATGATAAAGGGGGACTTTGCAGGGCTTAATCCTGACGGGGTGGGTGCTGAATTTGCAAAGCTTACCACAGATATGCCTACTATGATTTTCTGGATGGCAGTGATTGTTGTCATTGGATTTTTGGTGTGTTCTATGGGACTGCAAAGTGGTGTGGAACGTATTAACAAGATTATGATGGTGGTGCTTTTAGGATTAATGGTGGTACTGGCAATCAATTCCTGCCTGCTGCCGGGAGCATCAGAGGGACTGAAATTTTATCTGCTTCCTGATTTTAGAAAACTGATAGATGCAGGAATTTCCGAGGTAGTCTTTGCAGCTATGGGACAGGCATTTTTTACCCTTAGTCTTGGTATTGGAGCGCTGGCTATTTTCGGCAGTTATATCGGAAAAGAGAGAAAGCTTACAGGAGAGGCAATCAATATTACGATTTTAGATACCAGTGTGGCTTTAATTGCAGGTTTGATTATTTTCCCTGCTTGTTTTGCTTTTGATATTAATCCGGGAGAAGGACCGGGACTTGTATTTGTTACACTTCCCAATGTATTTAATGAAATGAAGGGCGGAAGACTTTGGGGATCTTTGTTCTTCTTATTTATGACTTTTGCTGCATTATCTACGATTATTGCAGTATTCCAGAACATTATTTCCTTTGCACAGGACTTATGGAACTGGAGTCTGAAAAAAGCGGTTTTGATAAACGGAGTAGCTATTTTTGTTTTATCCCTGCCTTGTATCTTCGGTATGACAATCTGGAGCGATTTTACAATCTTGGGAAAACAGATTATGGATTTAGAAGACTTCTTGGTAAGCAACAATATGCTTCCTCTCGGCTCTTTGGTTTATCTGCTGTTCTGTGTAAATAAATACGGCTGGGGCTGGGAGAATTTCCTGAAGGAAGCCAACACGGGAGCAGGTATTTCTTTCCCGAAAAAGATGAGAGTATACCTTACTTTTGTACTTCCGATTGTAGTATTTTATATTTTCATTCAGGGATATTGGAGTCTTTTTGCAGGATTAAAATAA
- a CDS encoding nucleoid-associated protein has protein sequence MLASKEEIKIQQAVVHILDSALGMPVLSDTLLDCGSDFSDFLKSHIFKIDSSDEIKNCSFTEESSVFLLVEEWNSENFLEVSQKIAGELYTLMSQNIDIPAADLLVVEYQVEQHSYLALLKMNYKTSYTHLTNSDPWGNNNDIIKQKAILPGETQKLTEAALIDLMAPQYVRLVEKKYDVNGVKTNYFSQNFLKCKGSLSSKTKLAIVNKAVTEVQKKYFHDSEQFEVQMETKSILNQEFSEQGGLEVPVVIDKIFKEHPQMKEEVQEKLEKYNLTEDTIEPQNPLTTKKFTKQHLMTDTGIELKIPMEEYNNKDKIEFITNPDGTISVLIKNIGSIESK, from the coding sequence ATGTTGGCATCAAAAGAAGAAATTAAAATTCAGCAGGCAGTGGTACATATTTTAGACTCTGCACTTGGCATGCCGGTCTTATCTGATACGCTGTTGGACTGTGGTTCGGATTTTTCTGATTTTTTGAAAAGTCATATTTTTAAAATTGACAGCAGTGATGAAATAAAAAATTGCAGCTTTACAGAGGAGTCATCTGTTTTTCTCTTGGTGGAGGAATGGAACTCTGAGAATTTTTTGGAAGTGTCGCAAAAAATTGCGGGAGAGCTCTATACTCTTATGAGCCAGAACATTGACATTCCGGCAGCGGATTTGCTGGTGGTGGAATATCAGGTGGAGCAGCACAGTTATCTGGCACTTTTGAAAATGAACTATAAAACTTCCTATACCCATCTGACGAATTCAGACCCTTGGGGAAATAATAATGATATTATTAAGCAGAAGGCCATTCTTCCGGGAGAGACGCAGAAGCTTACCGAAGCGGCTTTGATTGACCTTATGGCTCCTCAGTATGTACGGCTGGTGGAAAAGAAATATGATGTAAACGGTGTAAAGACCAATTATTTTTCTCAGAACTTTTTAAAGTGTAAAGGCTCTTTGTCTTCTAAGACAAAGCTTGCCATTGTAAATAAAGCTGTGACTGAGGTTCAGAAAAAGTATTTTCATGACTCGGAGCAGTTTGAAGTACAAATGGAAACAAAGAGTATTTTAAATCAGGAATTTTCAGAACAGGGTGGCTTGGAGGTGCCTGTGGTAATTGATAAAATTTTCAAGGAGCACCCTCAGATGAAAGAAGAGGTTCAGGAAAAGCTGGAAAAATACAATCTCACAGAAGATACCATAGAACCTCAAAATCCGCTGACAACAAAAAAATTTACTAAGCAGCATTTGATGACAGATACGGGAATTGAGCTGAAAATACCTATGGAAGAATACAATAATAAAGATAAAATTGAATTTATCACAAATCCGGACGGGACAATTTCTGTTTTAATTAAAAATATCGGAAGTATTGAAAGCAAGTAA
- a CDS encoding putative ABC exporter domain-containing protein — protein MNSFFYLFRTKIKGSVRVQFSSLGTGMAVIFTVLIYGILIGTIFTSSVPYDKETMYLQAATAILAGIGVTAFFSMLSLMSKRKALLYDTDAFYFFSGPYTKTQTNLFILVQTLKGALGYGLIGCFFMGLLSMGGYFSIPYFLLCLLVLFLISSIFLLMTDYIYMWTLVKPKAKIWNYIAVILVLASAGAVFFISMQAAGYDLEDGFLKFAVSREFYYVPFFGWGKLVLSAFLGKEYMGMIIGLALLLLANAVFVILFLTFPRNIVEQAVRDAEEISNYVRRVKANGGNILSSEGKIKQVRGEFPEGARAIFYKNILSMKKTGSFLRKQDFFVIVVYFLISYFMIAERRFYMFSYMMILWLFNLLNDTEFLGDLKNYQIYLIPENPLKKLIYVVLPAYFKISILIGTAILIAGIFNRMPVLTTLQYFFMLLGYAMIFISGTVWAAKVMKTKASVALENLLRMLIILLAAIPATGAGFLAWFLLKDLYVFQAVVTVVTIVMNFLVSAIILIACQGMMNGREI, from the coding sequence ATGAATTCATTCTTCTATTTGTTTCGGACAAAAATAAAAGGTTCTGTAAGAGTTCAGTTTTCTTCTTTAGGAACAGGTATGGCAGTCATTTTTACGGTTTTAATCTATGGAATACTGATAGGAACGATTTTTACATCTTCTGTACCTTATGACAAGGAAACCATGTATTTGCAGGCTGCTACGGCAATTCTGGCAGGCATTGGTGTTACGGCTTTCTTTTCAATGCTGTCGTTAATGAGTAAGCGAAAAGCGCTTTTGTATGATACGGATGCTTTTTATTTTTTTTCCGGTCCTTATACAAAGACGCAGACAAATCTTTTTATTTTAGTACAGACTTTAAAAGGCGCATTAGGCTATGGGCTGATAGGCTGCTTCTTTATGGGCTTGCTTTCTATGGGCGGATATTTTTCCATTCCGTATTTCCTGTTATGTTTGCTGGTGCTTTTCTTAATCAGCTCCATATTTTTACTGATGACAGATTATATTTATATGTGGACCCTGGTAAAGCCCAAAGCAAAGATTTGGAATTATATTGCAGTAATCTTGGTGCTGGCATCGGCAGGAGCAGTTTTTTTTATTTCTATGCAGGCAGCAGGCTACGATTTGGAAGATGGATTTTTAAAGTTTGCCGTAAGCAGAGAATTTTATTATGTACCCTTCTTTGGATGGGGGAAGCTTGTTTTGAGCGCTTTTCTGGGAAAAGAGTATATGGGTATGATAATTGGTCTGGCTCTTTTGCTGCTCGCTAATGCTGTTTTTGTAATCCTGTTTTTGACCTTCCCAAGAAATATTGTGGAGCAGGCTGTGCGGGACGCAGAGGAAATCAGCAATTATGTTCGCAGGGTAAAGGCGAATGGAGGAAATATTCTCAGCAGTGAAGGAAAGATAAAGCAGGTGCGGGGAGAATTTCCGGAAGGCGCAAGAGCAATTTTCTATAAGAATATTCTCAGTATGAAAAAAACAGGCAGTTTTTTAAGAAAACAGGATTTCTTTGTGATTGTGGTGTATTTTCTTATTAGTTATTTCATGATAGCGGAAAGACGGTTTTATATGTTCAGCTACATGATGATTTTATGGCTGTTTAATCTGCTAAATGATACCGAGTTTCTGGGTGATTTAAAAAATTATCAGATTTATCTGATACCGGAAAATCCATTAAAAAAATTGATTTATGTAGTTTTGCCTGCTTATTTCAAAATTTCTATTTTAATCGGTACGGCAATTTTAATTGCAGGTATTTTTAATCGGATGCCGGTCTTGACGACTTTGCAATATTTCTTTATGCTGTTAGGATATGCAATGATTTTTATCTCCGGTACGGTTTGGGCTGCGAAAGTTATGAAAACAAAGGCAAGTGTGGCATTAGAAAATCTTCTTCGTATGCTGATTATCCTGCTGGCAGCAATTCCTGCAACAGGAGCAGGTTTTTTGGCATGGTTCTTATTAAAGGATTTGTATGTTTTTCAGGCAGTCGTTACAGTGGTTACCATAGTGATGAATTTTCTTGTATCAGCGATTATCCTTATTGCATGTCAGGGCATGATGAACGGGAGAGAAATATAG
- a CDS encoding ABC transporter ATP-binding protein, whose translation MIEVRNLTKSYNVLEKPVVKNVSLCARPGEITILLGPNGAGKSTTIKSIANLLNYEGEILICGHPNNTIEAKKCFSYVPEIPMLYDVLTVDETIEFIGRAYRVKNYKEIADKYLEAFKMTENRKKLAKELSKGMRQKLSMILAFMIEPKALLVDEPMVGLDPASIEEVLELFRQLRAEGTAILISTHIIDIVNDIWDRAYIMNRGEIVKEIDRKDAGEETLKEIFFETTREGDV comes from the coding sequence ATGATAGAAGTTCGAAATTTGACAAAATCGTATAATGTATTGGAAAAACCTGTAGTAAAGAATGTTTCGCTTTGTGCAAGACCAGGAGAGATTACTATCCTTTTAGGACCGAATGGGGCTGGGAAATCTACTACGATTAAAAGTATTGCAAATCTTTTAAATTATGAAGGGGAAATTCTGATATGTGGTCATCCAAACAATACCATTGAAGCGAAGAAATGTTTCAGCTATGTACCGGAAATTCCTATGTTGTACGATGTTCTTACTGTGGATGAAACTATAGAATTTATTGGCAGGGCGTATCGTGTAAAGAATTATAAAGAAATAGCAGATAAGTATCTGGAAGCATTTAAAATGACAGAAAACAGAAAAAAATTAGCAAAAGAGCTAAGCAAAGGAATGCGGCAGAAATTAAGCATGATTTTGGCGTTTATGATTGAACCGAAGGCATTGTTGGTAGACGAGCCTATGGTAGGATTAGACCCCGCTAGTATTGAAGAAGTGTTGGAGCTTTTTCGGCAGCTTCGTGCAGAGGGTACGGCAATTCTCATCAGCACCCACATTATTGACATTGTAAATGATATCTGGGACAGGGCTTATATTATGAACAGGGGAGAGATTGTAAAAGAAATAGACAGAAAAGATGCAGGAGAAGAAACCTTAAAGGAAATCTTTTTTGAAACTACAAGGGAGGGAGATGTATGA